CGCCCGGGCATGGACGCGGACGCGCGGCTCGGCATCTATCGCAACAACGTATTCAGCAATTATCGCGAGGCGCTGCGCGCGGTTTATCCGGTCATCGAGCGCCTCGTCGGCAGCGAGTTCTTCCGCCATGCGGCCAATCGCTTCATCGCAACGCACGAATCGGTGAACGGCTACCTGCATCGTTTCGGCGAAGGCTTCGCCGATTTCCTGCAAGGTTTTCCGGGCGCCGAACACCTCGTTTTCCTGAGCGATACCGCGCATCTGGAATGGCTGATTCACGAATCGTTTCATGCCGCGGACCATGCGCCGTTAGCGCTGCGGCGCCTGGCGGAAATCGGCCCGGGAGCAGTACGGCGCCCTGCGCTTCGAGATGCATCCGGCTTGCCGCCTGTTCGCATCGCCGTATCCGGTGCATCGCATCTGGCAGACAAATCAGCCGGAAGAACGCGGTGACGACCACGTCGATCTGGCCAGCGGCGGTGTCACGCTGCTGGTGCACCGCCGCGATTTCACTGTGGCGCTCGAACCGCTGGAAAAAAACGATTTCGCGTTGCTCAGCCTGATCGCCGCCGGGCAGCGTCTTGTGCTCGCCTGCGACCACGTGCTGCAAAGCGAGCCGGCATTTGACGCTGCGGTGTTTTTGCAGCGGCGCGTAATGGATGGGACGTTGGTGGATTTTCGCGTAGCGGGTTTTCGTTAAAGGAGATAACGATGGAATTAGCGGCAAACAGAACGCAGACAATCAAGCGCGGTATCGGCTTTATCGATCGCTTCCGGCTTGCAACGCGCGTGCTCGAAGGGCTCAGCACCGTCCTCGATCTCGCGCTTCGCGTGTGGGTGGCGAACGTATTTTGGAAATCGGGACTGACCAAGATCGCGAGCTGGGATACGACGCTCGCGCTGATCGAAAACGAATATACCGTTCCTCTGCTGCCGCCGGAACTCGCGGCCGTGCGCGGCGCCGGCGCCGAAATATTTTGCCCGTGCTGCTGGTGCTGGTGCTGGGGCTGGGCTCGCGATTTGCTGCATTTGCGCT
Above is a genomic segment from Burkholderiales bacterium containing:
- a CDS encoding putative DNA-binding domain-containing protein, whose translation is MHSLRDQQRTFAASLLASAHCDAILARPGMDADARLGIYRNNVFSNYREALRAVYPVIERLVGSEFFRHAANRFIATHESVNGYLHRFGEGFADFLQGFPGAEHLVFLSDTAHLEWLIHESFHAADHAPLALRRLAEIGPGAVRRPALRDASGLPPVRIAVSGASHLADKSAGRTR